One genomic region from Sphingobacteriales bacterium encodes:
- a CDS encoding 4Fe-4S binding protein — protein MKQKLKDFQYPIIGFAAVIVILSIVQIKVERPMLLAERFFNGGGWLTILLLGSYAAFLIKRMKNPSESAKWRKRSWLLFSFVFFGQLAMGLSGFEKFLMTGKLHFPIPALIVGGPLYRMQLSFMPVLFISTIVLSGPAWCSQLCYFGAFDLWASSGKKPVRRAIKHLWALKFTFLLLVILMALILRLSGASNLTASVFSAIFGILGIAVILLISPKKGKMLHCVAYCPVGTLVRFMKLINPFRMYIATNCNDCMACSLTCRYDALNVENIRQRKPGPTCTYCGDCISSCKTMSIRYRLFSLKPETARMTWIVITVALHAVFMGLARI, from the coding sequence AAAGTTGAACGCCCCATGCTGCTGGCAGAGCGATTTTTTAATGGGGGTGGATGGTTGACTATTCTCCTTTTGGGTTCCTATGCCGCATTTCTGATTAAGCGGATGAAAAATCCGTCAGAAAGTGCAAAATGGCGAAAACGAAGCTGGTTATTGTTTTCTTTTGTGTTTTTCGGACAGCTTGCAATGGGTTTATCGGGCTTTGAAAAGTTTTTGATGACCGGAAAGCTCCATTTCCCTATTCCGGCATTAATAGTCGGAGGCCCGCTCTACCGCATGCAGCTCAGTTTTATGCCTGTTTTATTCATTTCTACCATTGTGTTATCTGGTCCGGCCTGGTGTAGTCAGTTGTGTTATTTCGGAGCATTTGACCTGTGGGCTTCTTCAGGGAAAAAGCCTGTCAGGCGGGCAATTAAACATCTGTGGGCTTTAAAATTTACCTTTCTGCTACTGGTCATCCTGATGGCATTGATTCTCAGATTATCAGGAGCAAGCAACCTGACGGCTTCGGTTTTTTCTGCCATTTTTGGTATTCTGGGAATTGCCGTTATTCTGTTGATTTCACCAAAAAAAGGGAAAATGCTTCATTGTGTGGCTTATTGCCCGGTAGGTACACTGGTTCGCTTCATGAAACTCATCAACCCTTTCAGAATGTATATTGCAACGAACTGCAATGACTGTATGGCGTGTTCACTCACCTGCCGTTATGATGCCCTGAATGTGGAAAATATCAGGCAGAGAAAACCAGGACCTACCTGTACCTATTGTGGTGATTGTATCAGCTCGTGCAAAACAATGTCGATTCGCTACCGTTTATTCAGCTTAAAACCTGAAACAGCACGAATGACATGGATTGTTATCACTGTGGCACTTCACGCTGTGTTTATGGGACTGGCAAGAATTTGA
- a CDS encoding glycosyltransferase, with the protein MRIAYLSTFYPFRGGITHFNQSLLAVFSKNHDTQAFTFKRQYPELLFPGKTQYVTENDLVENTGAVRVLDTVNPLSYQKTVREISSFKPDLLLMKYWMPFFAPSLGYVAGQMKKRGCKVISILDNVVPHEKKFYDIPLTKYFLKRNSGFVVMSETVKNDLLSLLPDAAYIFQSHPLYNHFGEKISRSEACRKLNIPEDRKIILFFGFIRDYKGLDILIEAMTKLPEDYFLLIAGEVYGDDNKYTGLIRHYGIEEKVQANLRYIADHEVSLFFSASDVNVLPYRSATQSGILSIAYHFEVPVVVTDTGSLKDSVEPEGTGLIAAEATPEHLSNAILSFFRDEKSVYYAENIRKLKKKYSWETLAGAIVNFSMHLD; encoded by the coding sequence ATGCGGATTGCCTATTTATCGACCTTTTATCCATTTCGCGGAGGTATCACGCACTTCAATCAGTCGCTGCTGGCTGTTTTTTCAAAAAATCATGATACTCAGGCTTTTACCTTCAAACGCCAATATCCGGAGCTCCTTTTTCCGGGGAAGACACAATATGTAACTGAAAATGACCTGGTTGAAAATACAGGAGCCGTCCGGGTACTCGATACGGTCAATCCCCTCTCTTACCAAAAAACAGTCAGGGAAATTTCATCCTTTAAACCCGATTTATTGCTGATGAAATACTGGATGCCTTTTTTTGCTCCCTCTTTGGGATATGTTGCCGGACAAATGAAAAAGCGGGGTTGCAAGGTCATTTCCATCCTGGACAATGTCGTACCACATGAGAAAAAATTTTATGATATTCCTCTCACCAAATATTTTCTGAAACGCAATTCAGGCTTTGTGGTCATGAGCGAAACCGTTAAAAATGACCTGCTCAGTCTGTTGCCTGATGCAGCATATATCTTTCAGTCACATCCGCTTTATAATCATTTTGGTGAAAAAATCAGCCGTTCAGAAGCCTGCCGAAAACTGAATATTCCCGAAGACAGGAAAATCATTCTTTTCTTCGGATTTATCCGGGATTACAAAGGTCTTGATATTCTGATCGAAGCCATGACAAAACTCCCTGAAGATTATTTTTTACTGATAGCAGGAGAAGTTTACGGTGACGACAACAAATACACCGGCCTGATCAGGCATTATGGAATTGAGGAGAAAGTTCAGGCAAATTTAAGGTATATTGCTGATCATGAAGTTTCATTGTTTTTTTCGGCATCAGATGTCAATGTTTTACCCTACCGCTCTGCTACGCAAAGTGGAATTCTTTCCATTGCTTATCATTTTGAAGTTCCTGTCGTTGTAACGGATACAGGAAGCCTGAAAGATTCGGTAGAGCCGGAAGGTACAGGATTAATAGCGGCTGAAGCCACACCTGAACACCTGTCCAATGCAATTTTATCTTTTTTCAGAGATGAAAAATCGGTTTATTATGCTGAAAACATCAGGAAATTAAAAAAGAAATACTCATGGGAAACTCTGGCCGGGGCGATTGTAAACTTTTCAATGCATTTAGATTAA
- the rfaD gene encoding ADP-glyceromanno-heptose 6-epimerase, with translation MIVVTGSAGFIGSCLVRKLNDEFYNDLVLVDDFSNPLKNRNIEGKNYSLKVERSKFFNWLDTNHKLVQLIFHLGARTDTTEFNMDILNELNLEYSRKIWEKCYRYGIPLIYASSAATYGDGILGYDDSHETVEKLQPLNPYGISKNEFDKWALKQDQKPYFWIGLKFFNVYGPNEYHKGRMASVVFHAFHQIKKEGKIRLFRSHRPDYEHGEQKRDFIYVKDVTDVLFYLMHLRNPAFNGIYNLGTGQAESFNTLAASLFGTLGLDPFIEYIDTPEDIRDKYQYFTQARMEKLRNIGYEAKFRSLREGVEDYVSEFLLKEKYW, from the coding sequence ATGATTGTCGTTACAGGTTCAGCCGGTTTTATCGGAAGTTGTCTGGTCAGAAAGCTGAATGATGAGTTTTACAACGATTTGGTGTTAGTGGATGATTTTTCCAATCCTTTGAAAAACAGGAATATAGAAGGAAAAAATTATTCACTGAAAGTTGAGCGTTCAAAGTTTTTCAATTGGCTCGACACCAATCACAAGCTGGTACAGTTGATATTTCATTTAGGTGCCCGCACGGACACTACCGAATTTAACATGGACATATTGAATGAACTGAACCTTGAGTATAGCAGGAAGATTTGGGAAAAATGTTATCGTTACGGCATTCCCCTGATTTATGCTTCATCTGCCGCTACATACGGAGACGGGATTTTAGGTTATGACGACTCTCATGAAACCGTTGAAAAGCTTCAGCCACTTAATCCTTATGGTATTTCAAAAAATGAATTTGATAAATGGGCATTGAAGCAGGATCAAAAACCTTATTTCTGGATTGGGTTAAAGTTTTTTAATGTCTATGGCCCCAACGAATATCACAAAGGCAGGATGGCATCAGTGGTTTTTCATGCCTTTCATCAGATTAAAAAGGAAGGAAAAATTAGATTGTTTCGTTCACACCGTCCTGATTATGAGCATGGTGAACAAAAGAGAGATTTTATCTATGTAAAAGACGTAACCGATGTTCTTTTTTATCTGATGCATCTCCGCAATCCAGCGTTCAACGGAATTTATAACCTGGGGACAGGTCAGGCTGAAAGTTTCAATACCCTTGCCGCTTCACTGTTTGGTACGCTTGGTTTGGACCCTTTTATTGAGTACATTGATACTCCTGAAGATATACGTGATAAATACCAGTATTTTACTCAGGCCAGGATGGAAAAACTCAGGAATATTGGTTATGAGGCGAAATTTAGAAGTCTCAGGGAAGGGGTTGAAGATTATGTGAGCGAATTTCTGCTAAAGGAAAAATACTGGTAA